The proteins below come from a single Solea senegalensis isolate Sse05_10M linkage group LG2, IFAPA_SoseM_1, whole genome shotgun sequence genomic window:
- the atp5pf gene encoding ATP synthase-coupling factor 6, mitochondrial, whose translation MSLHRLFALSSVLRSAVSLTLRRNIGISAIVFNRAKELDPVQKLFLDKIRDYNTKSKASGGIVEAGAAYQKNVSEEVTKLQRLYGGGDMDKFPDFKFQEPKLEEVTK comes from the exons ATGTCGCTCCACCGTTTGTTTGCACTGTCATCCGTGCTGCGCTCCGCCGTGAGCCTCACTCTGCGCAGGAACATCGGGATCTCCGCCATCGTCTTTAACCGGGCAAAGGAGCTCGACCCAGTCCAGAAACTCTTCCTGGACAAGATCCGTGACTACAACACCAAGAGCAA AGCTTCTGGAGGCATCGTGGAGGCTGGAGCTGCTTACCAGAAGAACGTTTCTGAAGAGGTGACCAAACTGCAGAGGTTATACGGAGGAGGAGACATGGACAAGTTCCCCGACTTCAAATTCCAAG aGCCCAAACTTGAGGAAGTGACCAAGtaa